One genomic region from Capra hircus breed San Clemente chromosome 6, ASM170441v1, whole genome shotgun sequence encodes:
- the NAA11 gene encoding N-alpha-acetyltransferase 11 gives MNIRNARPDDLMNMQHCNLLCLPENYQMKYYFYHGLSWPQLSYIAEDEDGKIVGYVLAKMEEDPDDVPHGHITSLAVKRSHRRLGLAQKLMDQASRAMIENFSAKYVSLHVRKSNRAALHLYSNTLNFQISEVEPRYYADGEDAYAMKRDLSQMADELRRQLQLKKGGYVVLGSRENQETQGSTLPGSEVACQEKNPATDGSGSDSKEPSESTESPDAQDSSEDSDSTS, from the coding sequence ATGAACATCCGCAATGCTCGGCCAGATGACCTGATGAACATGCAACATTGCAACCTCCTTTGCCTTCCCGAGAACTACCAGATGAAATACTATTTCTACCATGGCCTTTCTTGGCCCCAGCTCTCTTACATCGCTGAGGACGAGGACGGGAAGATTGTGGGCTACGTCCTGGCCAAAATGGAGGAAGACCCAGATGATGTCCCTCACGGACACATAACCTCACTGGCTGTGAAGCGTTCCCACCGTCGCCTGGGCCTAGCTCAGAAGCTGATGGACCAGGCCTCCCGGGCCATGATTGAGAACTTTAGCGCCAAGTACGTGTCCTTGCACGTCAGGAAGAGTAACCGGGCAGCCTTGCACCTCTATTCTAACACTCTTAACTTTCAGATTAGTGAGGTGGAACCCAGATACTATGCAGATGGAGAAGATGCTTATGCTATGAAGCGGGATCTGTCACAGATGGCAGATGAGCTGAGGAGGCAGTTGCAGCTGAAGAAGGGCGGGTATGTGGTGCTGGGCTCCAGGGAGAACCAGGAGACCCAGGGCAGCACACTTCCTGGTTCAGAAGTGGCCTGTCAAGAGAAGAACCCAGCCACTGATGGTAGCGGGAGTGACAGCAAGGAACCCAGCGAATCCACGGAAAGCCCCGATGCCCAGGACAGTTCAGAAGACTCTGATTCCACCTCCTAG